Proteins encoded together in one Vigna angularis cultivar LongXiaoDou No.4 chromosome 5, ASM1680809v1, whole genome shotgun sequence window:
- the LOC108340719 gene encoding CASP-like protein 5C1 isoform X2 encodes MDEVPGSLGTTASFSLRMGQTMFSSASLLFMSFGVEFYSYTAFCYLVTIMGLVIPWSFTLALVDGYSILLKCPIRQPGILLIIVVGDWVLSTLTLAAASSTASVVDLLLNTHGSFCPPKLCSRSKVPLESNESHAQLHSRYKIVKY; translated from the exons ATGGATGAAGTACCTGGCTCCTTGGGCACAACCGCTAGCTTCAGTCTGAGAATGGGCCAGACCATGTTCTCATCTGCTTCCCTTCTCTTCATGTCTTTTGGGGTTGAATTCTACAGCTACACGGCTTTCTG CTATTTGGTTACAATTATGGGGTTGGTCATACCGTGGAGTTTCACATTAGCACTAGTAGATGGATATTCGATTCTGCTCAAATGCCCCATTCGTCAACCAGGAATTCTGCTGATTATTGTTGTGGGAGATTGG GTACTATCAACCCTCACACTAGCAGCAGCTTCCTCAACAGCTAGTGTTGTGGATCTTCTGCTCAACACTCACGGCTCTTTTTGCCCTCCAAAGCTCTGCAGCAG GAGCAAAGTACCCCTTGAGTCCAATGAATCTCACGCTCAACTTCATAGCAGATACAAGATTGTAAAATACTAA
- the LOC108340719 gene encoding CASP-like protein 5C1 isoform X3 — protein sequence MDEVPGSLGTTASFSLRMGQTMFSSASLLFMSFGVEFYSYTAFCYLVTIMGLVIPWSFTLALVDGYSILLKCPIRQPGILLIIVVGDWVLSTLTLAAASSTASVVDLLLNTHGSFCPPKLCSRILNDVYL from the exons ATGGATGAAGTACCTGGCTCCTTGGGCACAACCGCTAGCTTCAGTCTGAGAATGGGCCAGACCATGTTCTCATCTGCTTCCCTTCTCTTCATGTCTTTTGGGGTTGAATTCTACAGCTACACGGCTTTCTG CTATTTGGTTACAATTATGGGGTTGGTCATACCGTGGAGTTTCACATTAGCACTAGTAGATGGATATTCGATTCTGCTCAAATGCCCCATTCGTCAACCAGGAATTCTGCTGATTATTGTTGTGGGAGATTGG GTACTATCAACCCTCACACTAGCAGCAGCTTCCTCAACAGCTAGTGTTGTGGATCTTCTGCTCAACACTCACGGCTCTTTTTGCCCTCCAAAGCTCTGCAGCAG GATTTTAAATGATGTATATTTATAA
- the LOC108340719 gene encoding CASP-like protein 5C1 isoform X1: MDEVPGSLGTTASFSLRMGQTMFSSASLLFMSFGVEFYSYTAFCYLVTIMGLVIPWSFTLALVDGYSILLKCPIRQPGILLIIVVGDWVLSTLTLAAASSTASVVDLLLNTHGSFCPPKLCSRYRISAIMAFLSWFLSLASSLFNLWLLPSL, translated from the exons ATGGATGAAGTACCTGGCTCCTTGGGCACAACCGCTAGCTTCAGTCTGAGAATGGGCCAGACCATGTTCTCATCTGCTTCCCTTCTCTTCATGTCTTTTGGGGTTGAATTCTACAGCTACACGGCTTTCTG CTATTTGGTTACAATTATGGGGTTGGTCATACCGTGGAGTTTCACATTAGCACTAGTAGATGGATATTCGATTCTGCTCAAATGCCCCATTCGTCAACCAGGAATTCTGCTGATTATTGTTGTGGGAGATTGG GTACTATCAACCCTCACACTAGCAGCAGCTTCCTCAACAGCTAGTGTTGTGGATCTTCTGCTCAACACTCACGGCTCTTTTTGCCCTCCAAAGCTCTGCAGCAGGTACAGGATATCTGCAATTATGGCCTTCTTGTCATGGTTTCTATCTTTGGCATCCTCTCTATTTAACCTTTGGCTATTACCCTCTTTGTGA